Proteins encoded together in one Halothermothrix orenii H 168 window:
- a CDS encoding DEAD/DEAH box helicase, producing MNLSQIKDYLKNSDKYKNLITYWKHIPPKEAEFVDFPGELDPGLAGVLREKGITSLYSHQAESYRAIKDGNHTVIVTPTASGKTLCYNLPVLDDILKDKSNRALYLFPTKALSQDQLAELYDLISRLDEGIKTYTYDGDTQVQARKNIRQSGHIVITNPDMLHTGILPHHTKWIKLFENLKYVVIDEIHTYRGVFGSHVANVIRRLKRICKFYGSDPVFICSSATIANPREFAGKLIGDKVHLIDKNGAPRGPRDFIFFNPPVINRELGIRRSYVLECKSFGKLFLENDIKTIVFARSRLVTEVILSYLKEHFKGRKEIRGYRGGYLPGERREIEKGLREGDILGVVSTNALELGIDIGQLDVCIMGGYPGTIASTWQQAGRAGRRNGHSLAVLIASSSPLDQFIVNQPEYFFEQPPENALINPDNLYILVSHIKCAAFELPFEDGETFGVETTDEILAYLEEEKILRYRNGKWYWMAERYPAEDISLRSASPHDFAVIDATRQSKPRVIGKVDHFSALTTIHKDAIYLHEGKQYQVKELDYDGKKAYVKQVNVNYYTDASLAVDLRVLDEFDNKECQGLRIEHGEVVVSAKATMFKKVKFNTHENVGYGDINLPEVEMHTTSYWFSFPGYLEERFGRKELESGLLGLSNLLVNIAPIYLMCDPGDIKSTVQVKSPYTGRPTIFVYDSYPGGVGMSEKLFRIHEKVLGTALKQLEECPCSGGCPGCVGPVNEIGLQGKDYTRVLLKEALGR from the coding sequence ATGAATCTATCCCAGATAAAGGACTATCTTAAAAATTCTGATAAATATAAAAACCTGATTACATACTGGAAGCATATTCCCCCGAAAGAAGCAGAGTTTGTTGACTTTCCCGGAGAATTAGATCCAGGGTTGGCCGGGGTGTTAAGGGAAAAGGGAATTACTTCCCTTTATTCCCACCAGGCTGAGTCTTACCGGGCTATTAAAGATGGGAATCATACGGTTATTGTTACCCCGACTGCTTCCGGAAAGACACTCTGTTATAATCTCCCTGTCCTCGATGATATCCTTAAAGATAAATCCAACCGGGCTCTTTATTTATTTCCAACCAAGGCTTTATCCCAGGATCAGCTTGCTGAGCTCTATGACCTTATTTCCCGCCTTGATGAGGGGATTAAGACCTATACATATGATGGTGATACCCAGGTTCAGGCCCGCAAAAATATTCGTCAATCAGGGCATATTGTTATAACAAATCCTGATATGTTACATACCGGAATCCTTCCCCATCATACTAAGTGGATTAAGTTATTTGAAAACCTTAAGTATGTTGTTATTGATGAGATCCATACCTACCGTGGAGTTTTCGGAAGTCATGTGGCCAATGTAATCAGGCGGTTAAAGAGGATCTGTAAATTTTATGGTTCTGATCCGGTCTTTATATGTTCTTCAGCCACCATTGCCAATCCCCGGGAATTTGCCGGTAAGCTTATCGGGGATAAGGTCCACCTGATTGATAAAAATGGTGCCCCCCGTGGCCCGAGGGACTTTATTTTCTTCAATCCACCGGTTATAAACCGGGAACTGGGGATAAGACGTAGTTATGTTCTGGAGTGCAAATCATTCGGTAAGCTATTTTTAGAGAATGATATCAAGACCATTGTTTTTGCCAGAAGCAGACTGGTAACAGAAGTAATTCTCTCATATTTAAAGGAACACTTTAAAGGCAGAAAAGAGATCAGGGGTTACCGGGGAGGCTATCTCCCGGGAGAAAGAAGAGAGATAGAAAAGGGTCTTCGAGAGGGTGACATCCTTGGGGTAGTCAGTACCAATGCCCTGGAGCTGGGCATAGATATTGGACAGCTGGATGTCTGTATTATGGGAGGTTATCCTGGAACCATCGCCAGTACCTGGCAACAGGCCGGGCGGGCCGGACGGAGGAATGGCCATTCCCTGGCTGTGTTAATAGCTTCAAGCAGTCCTTTAGACCAGTTTATAGTAAACCAACCTGAATACTTTTTTGAGCAACCCCCAGAAAACGCCCTTATTAACCCTGATAATCTCTATATCCTTGTCAGCCATATAAAGTGTGCTGCCTTTGAACTTCCCTTTGAAGATGGTGAAACCTTTGGGGTAGAAACAACTGATGAAATTCTGGCCTATCTGGAAGAAGAAAAAATATTGAGATATAGAAATGGAAAATGGTACTGGATGGCTGAGCGGTATCCAGCTGAAGATATTAGCCTCAGGAGTGCCAGCCCCCATGATTTTGCCGTTATAGATGCCACCCGTCAAAGCAAACCCCGGGTTATCGGTAAGGTTGACCATTTCAGTGCCCTGACTACAATCCATAAAGATGCTATATATCTCCATGAAGGGAAACAGTATCAGGTAAAAGAGCTTGATTATGATGGGAAGAAGGCGTATGTAAAACAGGTCAATGTAAATTACTACACTGATGCCAGCCTGGCTGTAGATTTAAGGGTTTTAGATGAGTTTGATAATAAGGAATGTCAGGGACTCAGAATAGAGCATGGAGAAGTTGTAGTTTCAGCCAAAGCAACCATGTTCAAGAAAGTTAAATTTAATACCCATGAAAATGTTGGTTATGGTGATATTAACCTTCCCGAGGTCGAAATGCATACTACATCTTACTGGTTTTCCTTTCCTGGTTATCTGGAAGAACGGTTCGGTAGAAAGGAACTTGAAAGCGGTTTACTGGGACTTTCCAACCTCCTTGTGAATATAGCCCCCATTTATTTGATGTGTGACCCCGGTGATATTAAATCGACCGTCCAGGTAAAATCACCATATACCGGAAGGCCAACTATTTTTGTTTATGATAGTTATCCGGGCGGGGTTGGTATGAGTGAGAAGTTATTCCGGATTCATGAAAAGGTTCTGGGCACAGCCCTGAAACAACTTGAAGAGTGTCCCTGTTCTGGAGGTTGTCCGGGATGTGTTGGTCCCGTCAATGAAATTGGTCTTCAGGGTAAAGATTATACCCGGGTTTTACTTAAGGAGGCCCTGGGGAGATGA
- a CDS encoding SPFH domain-containing protein encodes MALLVILGVIALFVIILIVKGIVIIPQAETMVIERLGRFNRVLDSGVNVIIPIIERPQTIDWKYIDEDRKGNKIVLRRKISRIDLRETVYDFPKQNVITKDNVAIEINAMLYFQITDPKKAVYEINNLPNAIEKLTQTTLRNVIGELELDETLASRDKINSKLKSILDEATDKWGVKVNRVELQDIAPPEDIKEAMEKQMRAERDKRAAILKAEGKKKSAILEAEGKKEAEINEAEGKKMARILEAEGEQEARIKVAQAEAKAIKTIAASVKDAGGDPTQYLIAIRYIETLREMVEGKDNKVIYLPYEATGILGSVGSIKELFQEG; translated from the coding sequence ATGGCACTTTTAGTAATCTTGGGGGTAATCGCCCTATTTGTAATTATTTTAATTGTGAAAGGGATTGTGATCATACCCCAGGCTGAAACCATGGTTATCGAACGTCTCGGTAGGTTTAACAGGGTCCTTGATTCTGGGGTTAATGTAATTATTCCTATCATTGAACGGCCCCAGACCATTGACTGGAAATATATTGATGAGGACCGCAAAGGAAACAAGATTGTTTTAAGAAGAAAGATTTCCAGGATTGATTTAAGGGAAACAGTCTATGATTTCCCCAAGCAAAATGTTATTACCAAAGATAATGTTGCTATTGAGATAAATGCTATGCTATATTTCCAGATTACAGATCCCAAAAAGGCTGTCTATGAGATTAACAATCTCCCTAATGCCATTGAGAAGTTAACCCAGACTACTTTAAGGAATGTTATCGGGGAACTGGAACTCGATGAAACCCTTGCCTCCCGGGATAAGATTAACAGCAAATTAAAATCTATTCTAGATGAAGCAACTGATAAATGGGGAGTTAAGGTTAACAGGGTTGAGCTTCAGGATATTGCCCCACCTGAAGATATTAAAGAAGCTATGGAAAAACAGATGAGGGCTGAACGTGATAAAAGGGCAGCTATTTTAAAGGCTGAAGGTAAAAAGAAATCAGCTATTCTGGAAGCCGAAGGTAAAAAAGAGGCTGAAATTAATGAGGCTGAAGGTAAGAAAATGGCCCGCATTCTTGAAGCAGAGGGTGAACAGGAAGCTCGTATTAAGGTGGCCCAGGCCGAGGCCAAGGCTATCAAAACTATTGCTGCATCTGTTAAGGATGCCGGAGGGGACCCCACCCAGTACCTTATTGCCATAAGATATATTGAGACCCTGAGGGAAATGGTTGAGGGTAAAGATAATAAAGTTATTTATCTGCCCTATGAAGCAACCGGTATCCTGGGCTCAGTGGGAAGTATTAAAGAATTGTTCCAGGAAGGTTAA
- a CDS encoding NfeD family protein → MFLLKAWHVWVILGILLLILEIFTPSFFMACIGISGLVTAIAAYFELSIYWQITVFILANVIIFWKLRPFFIKHLYGPEEETATNVHALIGKKGKVIQEVSTDNPGRVKVGGEDWMAVSSNGEKHEVGEQVEVIKVDGAKLIVK, encoded by the coding sequence TTGTTTTTATTGAAAGCATGGCATGTCTGGGTTATCCTGGGAATTTTATTATTGATACTTGAAATTTTTACTCCATCTTTTTTTATGGCCTGTATCGGCATTTCAGGCCTGGTGACAGCAATAGCGGCCTATTTTGAGCTGTCAATTTATTGGCAGATAACAGTCTTTATTCTGGCTAATGTTATTATTTTCTGGAAGTTAAGGCCATTTTTTATAAAACACCTTTATGGCCCTGAGGAGGAGACAGCAACCAATGTTCATGCCTTAATAGGTAAAAAGGGCAAAGTTATTCAGGAAGTTTCAACAGATAATCCGGGCCGTGTTAAGGTAGGTGGAGAGGACTGGATGGCCGTATCCAGTAATGGTGAGAAACATGAAGTTGGTGAGCAGGTAGAAGTAATTAAGGTTGATGGAGCTAAATTAATAGTTAAATAA
- a CDS encoding DegV family protein → MNGIKIFTDSTSDLSSDLIEENNIGVVPLNVTFGEKVYRDGVDITTEELYRKVEETDKLPITGAVTPNEYYQAFKPYVEKGYKIIYIGLSSKLSSSLQNAITASRMFDNAQIEIIDSLNLSTGIGLLVMKAVDFIKDGLNFNEVVSRVRRLVSRVNTEFVIDTLDYLHKGGRCSGLERFLGSMLRIHPVVKVVDGKMILAEKTRGKKKRVVKRLLERFLENRDSIRKDRVFVTHSHSDKDAEFLQEKLREELNIEEVLITGAGCVISSHCGPGTVGILYFEK, encoded by the coding sequence ATGAACGGTATTAAAATTTTTACAGACAGCACCAGTGACCTGTCATCAGATTTGATAGAAGAGAATAATATAGGAGTGGTTCCCCTTAATGTTACCTTCGGGGAAAAGGTCTACCGGGATGGGGTAGATATAACTACTGAGGAATTGTACCGTAAAGTTGAAGAAACTGATAAACTACCCATTACCGGGGCGGTTACCCCTAATGAATATTATCAGGCTTTTAAACCCTATGTTGAGAAGGGTTATAAAATTATTTATATCGGTCTGTCTTCTAAATTGTCGTCCTCATTACAGAATGCGATCACAGCATCCCGTATGTTTGATAATGCTCAAATTGAAATAATTGATTCTTTAAACCTGTCAACCGGGATTGGTTTGCTGGTAATGAAAGCTGTTGATTTTATCAAGGATGGACTAAATTTTAATGAAGTGGTTAGCAGGGTTAGAAGGCTTGTTTCCCGGGTAAATACAGAATTTGTGATTGACACCCTGGATTATCTACACAAAGGGGGACGTTGTTCTGGATTAGAACGGTTTCTGGGGAGTATGCTAAGGATTCATCCTGTTGTTAAGGTTGTTGATGGTAAAATGATTTTAGCAGAAAAGACCAGGGGGAAAAAGAAAAGGGTAGTTAAAAGGTTACTGGAAAGATTTTTAGAAAATAGAGATAGTATCAGAAAAGACCGGGTTTTTGTAACTCATTCTCATAGTGATAAAGATGCTGAATTTTTACAGGAAAAACTCCGTGAGGAACTTAATATAGAGGAGGTTTTAATTACCGGGGCTGGCTGTGTTATATCCAGCCACTGTGGGCCGGGTACAGTAGGTATTTTATACTTTGAAAAATGA
- a CDS encoding arsenate reductase ArsC: MKNKTKVAFVCVGNSCRSQMAEGFAKHLASDLLEVYSAGTRPAPRVNPNAVEVMSEVGIDISNQHPKLLEDIPSELDVLITMGCNVQCPFIPCKFREDWGLDDPDGNPIEEFRKTRDIIKEKVEKLIEKVKNGEL; the protein is encoded by the coding sequence ATGAAAAACAAAACTAAAGTTGCTTTTGTATGTGTAGGTAATTCATGCCGCAGCCAGATGGCAGAGGGGTTTGCCAAACATCTGGCCTCTGATTTACTGGAGGTATATAGTGCCGGGACCAGGCCCGCCCCCAGGGTTAATCCCAATGCAGTAGAGGTTATGTCAGAGGTAGGGATTGATATCAGTAATCAGCATCCTAAACTGCTTGAAGATATACCTTCTGAACTGGATGTTTTAATAACCATGGGATGTAATGTCCAGTGTCCCTTTATTCCCTGTAAGTTTAGAGAAGACTGGGGGCTTGATGATCCCGATGGGAACCCTATTGAGGAGTTCAGAAAGACCAGGGATATAATTAAAGAAAAAGTGGAAAAGTTAATTGAGAAAGTAAAAAATGGTGAGTTATAA
- a CDS encoding ArsR/SmtB family transcription factor → MLDIFLLKGYYMSITEYSNKKEVFYLGLLTIIKALSHENRLRILNLINQQELCVCEIETIMGVTQSNASRHLNKLNQANIIYGKKKAQWVYYHLNQDTLERYPFISLIINKELQKIKICQEDNKRLKEYLESEFTCKDLSSKNPFK, encoded by the coding sequence ATGCTTGACATTTTCTTGTTGAAGGGGTATTATATGAGTATAACCGAATATAGTAATAAAAAGGAGGTGTTTTATCTGGGTTTGCTTACTATAATTAAAGCCTTATCCCATGAAAACAGGTTGCGTATCTTAAATCTTATAAATCAGCAGGAATTATGTGTCTGTGAAATTGAAACAATTATGGGGGTAACCCAGTCCAATGCTTCCCGCCATTTAAATAAACTAAACCAGGCCAATATAATTTATGGTAAAAAAAAGGCCCAGTGGGTATATTATCACCTCAACCAGGATACCCTGGAACGTTATCCATTTATTTCATTGATAATTAATAAGGAACTACAAAAAATTAAGATATGTCAGGAAGATAATAAAAGGCTTAAAGAATACCTTGAGAGTGAATTTACATGTAAAGATTTAAGCAGTAAAAATCCTTTCAAGTAA